The genomic stretch GCAGAGTGGCGCCACCATCTCGCCACCACTAAGTGATCGATACACGTTCGACTACTTCGTTATCGGCAAGTCGAACGAACTCGCCGCCGCCGCCGCTCACGCCTGCGCCCAAGCCCCCGGAAAAGTCTACAACCCCCTCTTCATCTACGGCGACACCGGACTCGGCAAAACTCACCTGATGCAGGCCATCGCCCACGAGATCGTCCAGCGAAAGCCCGAAACCCGCATCACCTTCATCGGCACCGAGCAGTTCACCAACGAGCTCGTCGCCGCCATCCAGAGCCGAACCACCGCCGACTTCCGCCGCCGCTTCCGCGAAACCGACCTCCTCCTCGTCGACGACGTCCACTTCCTCAAAGGCAAGGAAGCAATGCAGGAAGAGTTCTTCCACACCTTCAACGCGTTGTACGAAGGCGGCCGTCAGATCGTGCTCACGAGCGATCGCCCACCATCCGAAATCCCAGGCCTCGAAGCCCGCCTCGTCTCCCGCTTCCAATGGGGCATGGTCGCGGACATCGAGCTCCCCGACCTCGAGCATCGCATTGCCATCCTGCGCCAGAAGGCACATCTGGACCACCTCGAGCTCACGATCCCCGAGGAAGTCATCCGCTTCATCGCCGAAAATGTTCGATCGAGCGTGCGCGAGCTCGAGGGCTCGATGATCAAGCTGCTCGCATACGCATCGCTCAAACACCGCGAAATAACGGTCGACGTTGCCCGCGACGCGCTGCGCGACAAGCTCAAATCCGCCGATGGAACTCCCGCTGGCGGTCCGGCCCTCAACACCTACGCCATTCAAACCGCCGTGGCGAAGGAGTGGGGCGTGACCACCGAAGGCCTTCGCTCCAAAACCCGCACCAAGAACCTCACCATCCCGCGCCAGGTCGCCATGCACTTCATGCGCGAGCTCCTCAGCATGCAACTCGTGGAGATCGGCGCCTCCTTCGGCGGACGCGATCATTCGACCGTCATTCACAGTCTCGAGCGCGTCAACGCGATGATGAAAGAAGATCCGGCGTTCGCGCAGCGCATGGGAAAGATTCAGGCGGCGTTGGAAAGCCTGCGCGATTGAGCGACATCGCCTCTTTTTTCCACACCGTCAACCGAGTTGTACAGAGTTGTACAGAGTTGTTGCGGAGTTTTCCTGAGATTTTCTCATCGACTCCACCCGCACGAGGCACGGCATCTGGACAACGTTGCTTCCCCACATGAGATCCACAGCCGGACCTATAGGCGAACTGATTGATCTGGTGTAAGTTCCAGCGGTTTTCCACGCCTCCACAGTCTCTACTACGACTACTAGTTAATAGCTCTTATTTAGGGTACTACTA from Gemmatimonadaceae bacterium encodes the following:
- the dnaA gene encoding chromosomal replication initiator protein DnaA; the protein is MTLTAHDAWSRLLDRARHELPEQTFKTWLEPTEALSLEGTTILVGCPDQFAADWNESKHAELLSGLAPIALGHPLSVIFRVTEERRARPQMDLFVAPPPQKQNSAQSGATISPPLSDRYTFDYFVIGKSNELAAAAAHACAQAPGKVYNPLFIYGDTGLGKTHLMQAIAHEIVQRKPETRITFIGTEQFTNELVAAIQSRTTADFRRRFRETDLLLVDDVHFLKGKEAMQEEFFHTFNALYEGGRQIVLTSDRPPSEIPGLEARLVSRFQWGMVADIELPDLEHRIAILRQKAHLDHLELTIPEEVIRFIAENVRSSVRELEGSMIKLLAYASLKHREITVDVARDALRDKLKSADGTPAGGPALNTYAIQTAVAKEWGVTTEGLRSKTRTKNLTIPRQVAMHFMRELLSMQLVEIGASFGGRDHSTVIHSLERVNAMMKEDPAFAQRMGKIQAALESLRD